Within the Pelagovum pacificum genome, the region CACGCGAGGATTGCGGTCGGACGGGAACTGCTCGCTGCTCATCGGAGAGCCGGGGCCCAAGGGCGACCCGCTCACGCACCCGCGCATGACCTTCATCGCGGAGGCTTTCGCGACGGACAAGCTGGCCCATCGCGAACGATGGCTCCAGCGGCACCCGCCGGCGAAGCTCTGGTTCGACTTCGCGGATTTCACGATGTTCCGGCTGACGCCCCGGCGCATCCTGCTGAATGGCGGCTTCGGCAAGGCCTATCACCTGATGCCCGAAGACCTCGATCCTCAGTAGGTGCAGTCGATCACGTCCCCGGAAACCGGCATGTCCCGAACGCATTCGATCAGGTCGTCGTAATCGTCGATCAGCGCGGCAGACGCTTCGGCGAGCTCACGATATTCGGCCTGGAGTTCGGCATATCGCGCCTGAAGCGCTTCCATCTGCTCCGCCACCGCGGCGATCTCAGCGGTACACTCGGTCACGTCCGAGCGGCAGGTGAACCCTTCGTGGTCGCACTGGATGCGGTCGAAACAGACCGCATTGTCTGACACGCATTGCCCCAACGCGCTGCAGACCGTTTCCCCCGCCTGAAGACAGACGCCGCTGTCGCCTTCGCTACAGCTGAAGGACTGGGCCTGCGCGAGACTGCCGACGAAACCGAGGAAGGCGATCACGGCGGACAGGCCGAGGGAACGTATCATGCTGAAACTCCATCAGGATCCGGAAGGCACGTTGCCCAGACCGAGC harbors:
- a CDS encoding HugZ family pyridoxamine 5'-phosphate oxidase, giving the protein MSKSAVNETNEEARELARRLLQGAGHAALAVNDPDGPAPLASRVAIMADERDALILVSDLSTHTRGLRSDGNCSLLIGEPGPKGDPLTHPRMTFIAEAFATDKLAHRERWLQRHPPAKLWFDFADFTMFRLTPRRILLNGGFGKAYHLMPEDLDPQ